Proteins co-encoded in one Actinomadura luteofluorescens genomic window:
- a CDS encoding SDR family NAD(P)-dependent oxidoreductase: MTSQAGTSRTWIITGASAGFGRAIAECAVGRGDNVVLAVRRPGSVADLADAHRGQVLVVEFDVRDTGRAGDVVRSAVDRFGRVDVLVNNAGRGVVGAAEEVGEEELRASLELHLLGPAALVRAVLPYFREQGSGTIVQMSSQGGRISFPGVGAYSAGKFALEGWSEALAGEVAPFGVRVMIVEPSRFRTSFNAPDVLGIADASTAYTGLLRAVRNDMASADGIQEGDPVRAAEIIVDLVAGDEVPLRLPLGREAVERIGRSYRQNLEELERWAPTARAADFPGAAASARPI; this comes from the coding sequence ATGACATCTCAAGCAGGGACTTCGCGGACATGGATCATCACTGGCGCGTCGGCGGGCTTCGGGCGCGCCATCGCGGAGTGCGCGGTCGGGCGGGGCGACAACGTGGTGCTGGCCGTGCGGCGGCCCGGGTCGGTGGCCGACCTCGCGGACGCCCACCGCGGCCAGGTGCTGGTCGTCGAGTTCGACGTGCGTGACACCGGGCGCGCCGGGGACGTCGTACGGTCGGCGGTCGACCGCTTCGGTCGGGTGGACGTGCTGGTGAACAACGCCGGCCGCGGGGTCGTCGGCGCGGCTGAGGAGGTCGGCGAGGAGGAGCTTCGTGCGTCTTTGGAATTGCACCTGCTGGGTCCGGCGGCGCTCGTGCGGGCCGTCCTGCCGTACTTCCGCGAGCAGGGGTCGGGCACGATCGTGCAGATGAGCAGCCAGGGCGGGCGCATCTCCTTCCCCGGTGTCGGCGCGTACTCGGCCGGCAAGTTCGCGCTCGAAGGCTGGTCGGAGGCGCTGGCCGGCGAGGTCGCGCCGTTCGGGGTCCGGGTGATGATCGTCGAGCCGAGCCGGTTCCGCACCTCCTTCAACGCGCCCGACGTGCTCGGGATCGCCGACGCCAGCACCGCCTACACCGGCCTCCTGCGAGCCGTCCGCAACGACATGGCGAGCGCCGACGGGATCCAGGAGGGCGATCCGGTACGGGCCGCGGAGATCATCGTGGACCTGGTCGCCGGTGACGAGGTGCCGTTGCGCCTTCCGCTCGGGCGTGAGGCGGTCGAGCGCATCGGAAGGTCCTACCGGCAGAACCTGGAGGAGCTCGAACGCTGGGCCCCTACCGCACGTGCCGCCGATTTCCCCGGCGCCGCCGCATCCGCCCGGCCGATCTAG
- a CDS encoding MerR family transcriptional regulator — MATDDLMSKALAALDEVDGPMSVEVIHRLVDVGAATDPMTITEVADLLDMSPHTLRYYERIGLVQVGRDASGHRSYDAQAVRRLVFLTRMRLSGMAMRDLQHYMRLADEGEGTVPERLDLLLEHRDTIRRQLKELTLSLAATEYKIATYGGHTGPSSAGKA, encoded by the coding sequence ATGGCCACGGACGATCTGATGTCGAAGGCGCTCGCCGCCCTCGACGAGGTCGACGGCCCGATGTCGGTCGAGGTGATCCACCGCCTTGTCGACGTCGGCGCCGCCACCGACCCCATGACCATCACAGAGGTCGCCGACCTGCTCGACATGTCGCCGCACACGCTGCGCTACTACGAGCGGATCGGGCTGGTCCAGGTGGGCCGCGACGCCAGCGGACACCGCAGCTACGACGCGCAGGCGGTACGGCGACTGGTGTTCCTGACCCGCATGCGCCTGTCCGGGATGGCCATGCGCGACCTCCAGCACTACATGCGGCTGGCCGACGAGGGCGAGGGCACCGTCCCCGAGCGCCTCGACCTGCTGCTCGAACACCGCGACACGATCCGCCGCCAACTCAAGGAACTGACCCTGTCCCTGGCGGCGACCGAATACAAGATCGCCACCTACGGCGGCCACACCGGCCCGTCATCAGCGGGCAAGGCCTGA
- a CDS encoding LysR substrate-binding domain-containing protein: MELRDIEIFLTVAEELHFGRAAERLHVSQPRISQAISQQERRLGGELFDRSNRRQVHLTPLGRQLRDDLQLVYADLNTSLERARLIARGISGVLTLGSMGPQGLLIQGILDRFRTQHPDVQLVHREINTVDPLTPLRKGELDVALLWLPVGEPDITIGPVTHTSSVVLAMSASHPYADRASVTLEDFGDLTFIAHRSAISAPMEETFHPFHTPSGRPIARGPIVSDWEDELKTIGDGTAVAAAAGEAPRYYPRPNVAYVPVRDAPPIQWAFAWRANDTNPLIHALAAAVDPATGNTQSTD, from the coding sequence GTGGAGCTCCGGGACATCGAGATCTTCCTGACGGTGGCCGAAGAGCTGCACTTCGGCCGCGCCGCCGAGCGCCTGCACGTGTCCCAGCCCCGCATCAGTCAAGCGATCAGCCAACAGGAACGCCGCCTGGGCGGAGAGCTGTTCGACCGCTCCAACCGCCGCCAGGTCCACCTCACCCCGCTGGGTCGGCAACTCCGCGACGACCTGCAACTGGTCTACGCCGACCTCAACACCAGCCTGGAACGCGCCAGGCTGATCGCCCGGGGAATCAGCGGTGTCCTCACACTCGGCAGCATGGGGCCGCAGGGACTGCTCATCCAGGGGATCCTGGACCGGTTCCGGACCCAGCACCCCGACGTCCAGCTCGTGCACCGCGAGATCAACACCGTCGACCCGCTCACCCCGCTGCGGAAGGGCGAGCTCGACGTGGCCCTCCTGTGGCTTCCGGTCGGCGAACCCGACATCACCATCGGCCCGGTCACCCACACATCATCGGTCGTCCTCGCCATGTCCGCCTCCCACCCCTACGCCGACCGCGCATCGGTCACTTTGGAAGACTTCGGCGACCTGACCTTCATCGCGCACCGGTCGGCGATATCGGCTCCCATGGAGGAGACGTTCCATCCCTTCCACACTCCCTCCGGGCGTCCCATCGCCCGCGGCCCGATCGTCTCCGACTGGGAGGACGAACTGAAGACGATCGGAGACGGAACGGCCGTCGCCGCCGCGGCAGGAGAGGCGCCCCGCTACTACCCCCGCCCCAACGTGGCCTACGTCCCCGTCCGCGACGCCCCACCCATTCAATGGGCCTTCGCCTGGCGCGCCAACGACACCAACCCACTCATCCACGCCCTCGCCGCCGCCGTCGACCCCGCCACCGGCAACACCCAGAGCACCGACTGA
- a CDS encoding SRPBCC family protein, with the protein MLREMRYRGPSLEELHENYAKRHRIDKAAPIHSAHEVVIDAPAERVWALLADPAGWPSFDPAIRDVRVAGSDGAAVDMQFVWVNGRTTITSRFAVVEPLREITWTGTAMGSRAAHRHLITPHQDGTTLLRTEESMSGALLGLFYNSAKLHAELIRWLTSIKAAAQQ; encoded by the coding sequence ATGTTGCGGGAAATGCGCTACCGCGGACCGTCGCTGGAGGAGCTGCACGAGAACTACGCCAAACGGCACCGGATCGACAAGGCCGCGCCCATCCATTCCGCGCACGAGGTGGTGATCGACGCACCGGCCGAGCGCGTATGGGCCCTGCTCGCCGACCCTGCTGGATGGCCGAGCTTCGACCCGGCCATCCGCGACGTACGCGTCGCAGGCAGTGACGGCGCCGCGGTGGACATGCAGTTCGTCTGGGTGAACGGGCGCACCACCATCACCTCACGGTTCGCTGTCGTCGAGCCTCTTCGCGAGATCACCTGGACTGGCACGGCGATGGGCTCACGCGCCGCCCACCGGCACCTCATCACGCCCCACCAGGACGGAACCACCCTCCTGCGAACCGAGGAGTCCATGTCTGGCGCCCTTCTCGGCCTCTTCTACAACAGCGCAAAGCTGCACGCCGAGCTCATCCGCTGGCTCACCTCGATCAAAGCCGCCGCACAGCAGTGA
- a CDS encoding tyrosine-type recombinase/integrase, which translates to MEASTRQDYAYALASHVMPYFADMKLQDITSETVREWITHLKKQGASAYRIKYCKTAILNAIFTTAVNDGVLVYHPSRGVKTDPVPEKPRQIITADQFARIYEALPDATAQLLVETDIESGLRWGELTELRVKDLDFATGILTVSSSVVELVPKFHPEGRRFLVKDYPKGKRWRRFKLSPQIVAKLKAHTEANNLAPDDLFFSRHRAEPPNLELLDPDALTFEAPNGHTYTHGTTTAYSLGKCKCHHCRAAYAAYRAERRAQGKDNPRKPRVIDDYPHISANWFRTRCWHPARAAADLGWSPRIHDLRHAHASWLLAGGADL; encoded by the coding sequence ATCGAGGCATCGACCCGCCAGGACTACGCCTACGCCCTCGCCTCCCACGTCATGCCGTACTTCGCCGACATGAAGCTGCAGGACATCACCTCAGAGACCGTCCGCGAGTGGATCACGCACCTCAAGAAGCAGGGCGCCTCCGCCTACCGCATCAAGTACTGCAAGACGGCGATCCTCAACGCCATCTTCACCACCGCCGTCAACGACGGCGTCCTCGTCTACCACCCGAGCCGCGGCGTGAAGACCGACCCCGTCCCCGAGAAGCCGCGCCAGATCATCACCGCCGACCAGTTCGCCCGCATCTACGAGGCCCTCCCGGACGCGACCGCCCAACTCCTCGTCGAGACCGACATCGAAAGCGGCCTCCGCTGGGGCGAACTGACCGAACTCCGCGTCAAAGACCTCGACTTCGCCACCGGCATCCTCACCGTCAGCAGCTCCGTGGTCGAACTCGTCCCCAAGTTCCACCCCGAAGGCCGCCGCTTCCTGGTGAAGGACTACCCCAAGGGCAAGCGCTGGCGCCGCTTCAAGCTCAGCCCTCAGATCGTCGCCAAGCTAAAAGCCCACACAGAAGCCAACAACCTCGCCCCCGACGACCTCTTCTTCAGCCGCCACCGAGCCGAGCCGCCCAACCTCGAACTCCTAGACCCCGACGCCCTCACCTTCGAAGCCCCGAACGGCCACACCTACACCCACGGAACGACCACGGCCTACAGCCTCGGCAAGTGCAAATGCCACCACTGCCGAGCCGCCTACGCCGCCTACCGGGCCGAGCGCCGCGCCCAGGGCAAGGACAACCCCCGCAAGCCCCGCGTCATCGACGACTACCCCCACATCTCCGCGAACTGGTTCCGCACCCGCTGCTGGCACCCGGCCCGAGCCGCCGCCGACCTCGGCTGGTCACCCCGCATCCACGACCTCCGCCACGCCCACGCCTCCTGGCTCCTGGCCGGCGGCGCCGACCTGTAG
- a CDS encoding PIN domain-containing protein: MSAARGRRATRLGGILVLDNDAINKAATDRNIAIFFAAALRKQARLVTSSVVLTEILRGSDRDTKLNHVLSSTRTVVEPVTEDLARAAGKLIGDAGFDSTEVVDALVAATAHMYADRAEAAGQQPDVLILTADATHPPGLAGDRKGIRVQNVMDIHSS, encoded by the coding sequence GTGAGCGCCGCTCGAGGCCGTCGGGCCACCAGGCTTGGCGGGATCCTGGTACTCGACAACGACGCCATCAACAAGGCGGCCACGGACCGCAACATTGCGATCTTCTTCGCTGCTGCGCTGCGCAAGCAGGCACGATTGGTCACGTCCAGTGTCGTGCTGACGGAGATCTTGCGCGGCTCCGACCGTGACACGAAACTGAACCACGTGCTGTCCAGCACCAGAACGGTCGTCGAGCCTGTCACCGAGGACCTTGCACGCGCTGCCGGGAAACTGATCGGTGACGCGGGGTTCGACTCGACGGAGGTTGTTGACGCTCTGGTCGCCGCGACGGCTCACATGTACGCCGACCGGGCGGAAGCGGCAGGACAACAGCCCGATGTGCTGATTTTGACCGCCGACGCCACCCACCCGCCGGGGCTGGCCGGTGACCGAAAGGGAATAAGAGTGCAGAACGTGATGGACATTCACTCTTCCTGA
- a CDS encoding SDR family NAD(P)-dependent oxidoreductase: protein MTSQAGTQRTWIITGASSGFGRAIAECAVGRGDNVVLAVRRPGSVADLADAHRDQVLIAEFDVRDTGRAGDVVQAAVERFGRVAGRTRATTPSPSASTCCSNTATRSAASSRS from the coding sequence ATGACATCTCAAGCAGGGACTCAGCGGACATGGATCATCACTGGCGCGTCTTCGGGCTTCGGCCGTGCCATCGCCGAGTGCGCGGTCGGGCGGGGCGACAACGTGGTGCTGGCCGTGCGGCGGCCCGGGTCGGTGGCCGACCTCGCGGACGCCCACCGCGACCAGGTACTGATCGCCGAGTTCGACGTGCGTGACACCGGGCGCGCCGGAGACGTCGTACAGGCGGCGGTCGAGCGGTTCGGTCGGGTGGCTGGCCGAACGAGGGCGACGACACCGTCCCCGAGCGCCTCGACCTGCTGCTCGAACACCGCGACACGATCCGCCGCCAGCTCAAGGAGCTGA